CACCGGGTGCGCCGGGCGGCCGCGGACGTACATCGTGAACGCGGCGAGCAGGTACTTGAGAAAGAAGAGGTCGACGGCTTTTCCGGCCTGCACCCGCGTGCGGCAGGCGGCGGCGACCATCGCCGCATAGGCCGGGAGGTCGGCCGCGACCGGGCCTTCAGGCACTGTCCCATCCCTGCAGAGGAGGAGGAGGTCGTGGTATGCCCCGACCGTCTCCTCCCTCACCTTCGGGATGAGGCGGCGGCGGTACGCGGGGTCAAGAGTCTCTGTCTTCTTTTCGAAGTTCCGCATCATCGCCTCGATATCGGTGATGGAGTACAGGGCGAGTGATCCGGCGATCGTCGCAAGCAGGTCAGCCTCTGTCAGGGCAGCACCGAGTGCGGTGCAGGTCGCCTCGATCTCGCCAGGGGTGACCGCGG
This sequence is a window from Methanofollis sp.. Protein-coding genes within it:
- a CDS encoding DUF2115 domain-containing protein, with amino-acid sequence MKSFVSAWLSGIVEREDVTHAVGGTELSLMWEEVLAPAGRERGRAAVTPGEIEATCTALGAALTEADLLATIAGSLALYSITDIEAMMRNFEKKTETLDPAYRRRLIPKVREETVGAYHDLLLLCRDGTVPEGPVAADLPAYAAMVAAACRTRVQAGKAVDLFFLKYLLAAFTMYVRGRPAHPVGTPFPGGLEVYEEGGEYYCPVREKEGDVPYSLCPFCPARQDTGSRALHGAGAEERIEKRGFIEESRRNYHG